The genomic interval TAATATAAAAACACCTAATGTATTTTTTAAGCCTTCTATTATTGAGGGCATTAAAGTAATAATATAATTCAAAGTTAATACCTCCTTATTTCTCTAAATCTTTTCCAAACCATTTATTAGATATTTTAGCTATAGTTCCATCTTCTTTCATATCTTCTAAAGTTTTATTTAAAGGATCTATTAAATTAGAATTTTTTCTAAGTCCTATGCTATAACTTTCTTCCCCTAAGTCTTCAGTAAGAACATGAAATTTACTAGGGTCATTTTTAAAAATATAATACTGAGCAAGAATTTCATCACAAACAACTGCGTCACTTCTTCCAGCTTCTAAATCCATAAAGCAATCATTAAAGCTATCAAAAAGTACAGGCTCTCCATTTTTAAAGGATTTAGTTAGTTCTGGATTTTCAAATAAGGTATCAAGAGAGCTAGAACCATCTTGAGTAGTTACAGTTTTCCCTTTTAGATCATTTAAGGTATTTATATTAGAATTAGAAAGGGTAACTATAACTTGTCTATTTTTTAAGTATGAATTTGTAAATGCAACTTTTTTTTCTCTTTCATGTGTCATGGTGTATCCATTCCAAATCAAATCTATATTTCCATTAGTAAGTTCAGTTTCTTTCATTGACCAATCTATTGGTTGAAAAATAACTTTTAAATTCATACGCTTAAAAGCTTCTTTTGCTATATCAACATCAAAACCAACTATGTCCCCTTTTTCATTTTTAAAACCCATAGGAACGAAAGTATCATCTATTCCTATAATTACTGTGTTATTATCTTTTTTAGATTCTATTTTCTTTGAGGAACAACCAAAAATAAGAATAGATAAAATTACTATGTTAATTAATAAAAATAATAACTTTTTCATATCTTTCTCCTTTCGATTTATTACACTAATACTTTATCATGATGAAGTGATAAAGTCAAATGAGAAATGAAATAATTTTATTTAAATATTGACAAAACGTTGCATTTTAGAGTTTATATAATATAATAAATTAGAGAGTTATGTAATTTTTTATTTATAGGTGGTGAAACTAAATGGAAGATAGCCCTCGAGAAGATAGGTGCAATTTTAAATTAAATATTATAAGAAAAGAGGGAAGTTATTTTCTAGATTAGATTAAACTTATAATATACTTCTCCTTTTCTTAAAAATGAAATTTAATTTTAAAATTTTTTTAAAATTAAAAAGGAGGAGAGCTGGATGAACAAATTAACAATGTTTTTATACAGTAACATAATCAATAAGAAAATATATGATGAATTCAATGAAGTCCTAGGAGTTTTAAAGGATGTTTATGTAACTACAGAGGATGGTTATCCAAGAATTATAGGATATAAAGTAAAGAGAGA from Clostridium perfringens carries:
- a CDS encoding amino acid ABC transporter substrate-binding protein, yielding MKKLLFLLINIVILSILIFGCSSKKIESKKDNNTVIIGIDDTFVPMGFKNEKGDIVGFDVDIAKEAFKRMNLKVIFQPIDWSMKETELTNGNIDLIWNGYTMTHEREKKVAFTNSYLKNRQVIVTLSNSNINTLNDLKGKTVTTQDGSSSLDTLFENPELTKSFKNGEPVLFDSFNDCFMDLEAGRSDAVVCDEILAQYYIFKNDPSKFHVLTEDLGEESYSIGLRKNSNLIDPLNKTLEDMKEDGTIAKISNKWFGKDLEK